In the genome of Pseudarthrobacter sp. IC2-21, one region contains:
- a CDS encoding FAD-binding monooxygenase, with translation MQFHHHGYVSGDPRVKPAAGVGIDRPDELPDHVDVLIVGSGPAGMLAAAQLSQFPNVTTRMVERRPGRLAIGQADGIQARSVETFQAFGFAERIIAEAYRITEMAFWKPDATDPSRIVRAARTPDDPAGISEFPHLIVNQARVLDYFAEFMANSPARMKPDYGFEFVDLEVSDEGEYPVTVTLLHTSGPNEGKERTVRAKYVVGADGARSKVRDSIGCTLAGDAANHAWGVMDVLAVTDFPDIRTKCAIQSGSGGSILHIPREGGHLFRMYVDLGEVDPDDNGAVRNTTIEEIIAKANEILHPYTLDVRNVAWHSVYEVGHRLTDRFDDVLPEDRGTRTPRVFITGDACHTHSAKAGQGMNVSMQDGFNIAWKLGHVLEGRSPESLLSTYSEERQVVAKNLIDFDKEWSTMMAKKPEEFANPTELENFYVSTAEFPAGFMTEYAPSMLVAPADHQHLATGFPVGKRFKSAPVVRVGDTNPVHLGHHATADGRWRIYVFADQALPSGGTQPASATDRFAEWIANSPESPLAATPSDADPDAWFDVKVIYQQAHASLDIGAVPAVFKPLVGPFKLTDYEKVYATDPTADIFELRGVDRGGVVVVVRPDQYVANVLPLTATAELGAFFAPLLAPRLEASAASGAVR, from the coding sequence ATGCAGTTCCACCACCACGGTTACGTATCCGGAGACCCCCGGGTCAAGCCCGCAGCAGGGGTCGGCATCGACCGCCCCGATGAGCTTCCGGACCACGTTGATGTGTTGATTGTTGGCTCCGGGCCCGCGGGCATGCTCGCCGCCGCGCAGCTGTCCCAGTTTCCGAACGTCACCACCAGGATGGTGGAGCGCCGCCCGGGACGGCTGGCCATCGGCCAGGCCGATGGCATCCAGGCCCGTAGTGTGGAGACGTTCCAGGCCTTTGGCTTCGCGGAGCGGATCATCGCCGAGGCCTACCGCATCACCGAGATGGCATTCTGGAAGCCCGACGCAACGGACCCCTCGCGGATCGTCCGGGCAGCGCGCACGCCGGATGACCCTGCCGGGATCAGCGAATTTCCGCACCTCATCGTCAACCAGGCCCGCGTGCTGGACTACTTCGCCGAGTTCATGGCCAATTCCCCCGCCCGCATGAAGCCGGATTATGGTTTTGAGTTCGTGGATCTTGAGGTCTCCGATGAGGGGGAATACCCGGTCACCGTCACACTGCTGCACACCTCCGGCCCGAACGAAGGCAAAGAGCGCACCGTCCGGGCAAAGTACGTGGTCGGCGCCGACGGCGCCCGCAGCAAAGTGCGGGATTCGATCGGCTGCACCCTCGCCGGAGACGCTGCCAACCACGCGTGGGGCGTGATGGATGTCCTCGCCGTGACAGACTTCCCGGACATCCGCACCAAGTGCGCCATCCAGTCCGGCTCGGGCGGCAGTATCCTCCATATCCCGCGCGAGGGCGGCCACCTCTTCCGGATGTACGTTGACCTGGGCGAGGTGGACCCGGACGACAACGGTGCCGTGCGAAACACCACCATCGAAGAAATCATCGCCAAGGCCAACGAGATCCTTCACCCCTACACCCTGGACGTGCGGAACGTCGCCTGGCACAGCGTGTACGAGGTGGGGCACCGCCTCACGGACCGGTTCGACGACGTCCTTCCGGAGGACCGCGGCACGCGGACCCCGCGGGTGTTCATCACCGGGGATGCCTGCCATACACACAGCGCAAAGGCCGGCCAGGGCATGAACGTGTCCATGCAGGACGGCTTCAACATTGCGTGGAAACTCGGCCACGTGCTCGAGGGCCGCAGCCCGGAGTCCCTGCTCTCCACCTATTCGGAAGAGCGCCAGGTGGTGGCGAAAAACCTCATCGACTTCGATAAAGAGTGGTCCACCATGATGGCCAAGAAGCCCGAAGAGTTCGCGAACCCCACGGAGCTCGAGAATTTCTATGTCAGCACGGCCGAGTTTCCGGCCGGGTTCATGACCGAGTACGCGCCGTCCATGCTGGTTGCACCCGCGGATCACCAGCACCTCGCAACGGGCTTCCCCGTGGGAAAGCGCTTCAAGTCAGCTCCCGTGGTGCGGGTTGGCGACACCAACCCCGTCCACCTGGGCCACCATGCCACGGCTGACGGCCGCTGGCGCATCTACGTCTTCGCGGACCAGGCACTTCCGTCAGGAGGGACCCAGCCAGCGTCTGCCACGGACCGGTTTGCCGAATGGATCGCGAACTCGCCGGAATCACCCCTGGCCGCGACGCCGTCGGACGCGGATCCCGACGCCTGGTTCGACGTGAAGGTGATCTACCAGCAGGCGCATGCCAGCCTGGACATCGGGGCGGTGCCGGCCGTGTTCAAACCCCTGGTGGGACCGTTCAAGCTCACCGATTACGAGAAGGTGTACGCCACCGATCCCACAGCCGATATTTTCGAGCTGCGGGGCGTGGACCGCGGCGGTGTGGTGGTGGTGGTGCGGCCGGACCAGTACGTGGCAAATGTCCTGCCCCTGACCGCGACGGCTGAGCTCGGGGCGTTCTTCGCTCCCCTTCTGGCGCCCCGGTTGGAGGCATCGGCGGCTAGCGGAGCTGTTCGCTGA
- a CDS encoding IclR family transcriptional regulator, with protein sequence MADAALPDGKAAPAHSQTLSRGIRMLEILSEETTALSIAEISARMGVHRSIAYRILRTLEDHRLVARDNAGSIVLGTGLATLARGVARDLQTAALPELTALANELGTTAFLVVLDRGDCTTLTSVEPRHSRAAVVQRPGTRHALNLGAPGLAIQAILDDAQWEAVSPDQPRRPEVASVRESGFAVSHHEVLPGVTSVAVPLSPAQGLQPAAIAVVYPSAQLPPEQVGSSVKDAARRISEQLR encoded by the coding sequence ATGGCAGACGCAGCACTTCCGGACGGCAAGGCCGCACCGGCCCATTCGCAGACCCTCTCCCGCGGGATCAGGATGCTGGAGATCCTGAGCGAGGAAACGACGGCGCTCAGCATCGCAGAAATTTCGGCCAGGATGGGCGTCCACCGCTCAATTGCCTACAGAATCCTCCGCACCCTTGAAGACCACAGACTCGTCGCCAGGGACAACGCCGGGAGCATCGTCCTGGGCACCGGGTTGGCCACGCTGGCCCGCGGCGTTGCCCGCGACCTGCAAACTGCAGCGCTGCCGGAGCTGACAGCCCTCGCCAATGAACTGGGCACCACCGCTTTCCTGGTGGTGCTGGACCGCGGGGACTGCACCACCCTGACCAGCGTGGAACCGCGGCACAGCCGTGCCGCGGTGGTCCAGCGGCCCGGCACCCGCCACGCGCTGAACCTGGGGGCGCCGGGGCTGGCTATCCAGGCAATCCTGGACGACGCTCAGTGGGAGGCGGTTTCGCCGGATCAGCCCCGGCGTCCGGAAGTGGCGTCCGTCCGCGAGTCGGGATTTGCCGTCAGCCACCACGAAGTCCTGCCGGGGGTTACGTCCGTGGCCGTCCCGCTCAGCCCGGCCCAGGGGCTCCAGCCGGCCGCCATCGCCGTGGTTTATCCCAGCGCCCAGCTCCCTCCTGAGCAGGTGGGCAGCTCCGTCAAGGATGCCGCCCGGCGGATCAGCGAACAGCTCCGCTAG
- the nagA gene encoding N-acetylglucosamine-6-phosphate deacetylase, with protein sequence MPRKQKQTNAAGSGSYLLPGTVLTDGMSMDNAVVAVADGRIVYVGARAGMDASMPGLEELELPPGSMILPGLIDLHCHGAAGGDFPTGNSEPARTAVEFLHRAGTTTLLASLVTASRADLLRGLKTLRQLADEGLVAGIHAEGPFLSHARCGAQDPRFLRDPDVGLLGEMMDAAGGHLRTMTYAPELPGAEALVRMLAENGVTPSLGHTDADARTTAASLTAAAELLQAAGRGPASRPTITHLFNGMPPLHHRSPGPVAACLRLAAAGKAAVELIADGVHLDPETVRMVFDLVGPENVVLVTDSMAATGLPDGHYELGPASVSVSAAVARLGDGTLAGGTATLLDVVRRTIGAGVEPAAAVLSATAVPAAIIGEQEHVGGLRAGLRADVVVVDGNFERVLVMRAGQLLDKGEARR encoded by the coding sequence ATGCCACGGAAACAAAAGCAAACGAATGCCGCCGGCTCCGGGAGCTATCTCTTGCCCGGCACGGTCCTGACGGACGGAATGTCCATGGACAACGCCGTCGTGGCCGTGGCTGATGGCCGCATCGTATACGTGGGCGCCCGCGCAGGCATGGACGCATCGATGCCGGGCCTTGAAGAACTGGAGTTGCCGCCGGGCAGCATGATCCTGCCCGGCCTCATTGACCTCCACTGCCACGGCGCAGCGGGCGGCGACTTCCCGACCGGCAACAGCGAACCGGCCCGCACCGCCGTCGAGTTCCTGCACCGCGCCGGCACCACCACGCTGCTCGCAAGCCTGGTGACTGCTTCCCGCGCGGACCTGTTGCGGGGCCTGAAAACACTGCGGCAGCTGGCCGACGAAGGTCTCGTCGCGGGCATCCACGCCGAGGGCCCGTTCCTGTCGCACGCCCGCTGCGGCGCCCAGGACCCGCGGTTCCTCCGCGACCCCGACGTCGGCCTGCTCGGTGAAATGATGGACGCCGCCGGCGGACACCTGCGGACCATGACCTACGCGCCCGAACTCCCCGGCGCCGAAGCCCTGGTGCGGATGCTCGCCGAAAACGGTGTGACGCCGTCGCTGGGGCACACCGATGCGGATGCGCGCACGACGGCGGCCTCCCTCACCGCGGCTGCCGAACTGCTGCAGGCAGCCGGGCGGGGACCGGCGTCGCGCCCCACCATCACCCACCTCTTCAACGGCATGCCGCCGCTGCACCACCGCAGCCCCGGCCCTGTGGCCGCGTGCCTTCGGCTGGCCGCCGCCGGCAAAGCGGCCGTGGAACTCATCGCGGACGGCGTTCACCTGGATCCTGAAACCGTGCGGATGGTGTTCGACCTGGTCGGCCCGGAAAACGTGGTCCTGGTAACCGACTCAATGGCCGCCACCGGCCTGCCCGACGGGCACTACGAGCTCGGTCCGGCATCTGTCTCCGTCAGCGCTGCCGTGGCGCGGCTCGGCGACGGCACCCTCGCCGGCGGGACGGCAACGCTGCTGGACGTGGTGCGCCGGACCATCGGCGCCGGGGTGGAACCCGCCGCCGCAGTCCTGTCCGCGACTGCCGTCCCGGCGGCCATCATCGGCGAGCAGGAGCATGTGGGGGGCCTCCGCGCGGGCCTGCGCGCCGACGTCGTGGTGGTGGACGGCAACTTTGAACGCGTCCTGGTCATGCGCGCGGGGCAGTTACTGGACAAGGGAGAGGCTCGCCGCTAA